In Panicum virgatum strain AP13 chromosome 5K, P.virgatum_v5, whole genome shotgun sequence, the genomic window CAGTGCCGCCCGCCCACGCGCTTTTCCACGTGCACCCGCCGCCTGCCGCTCCCTGCCTCGCCGCGACGCCCGCTGCCGCGTGCCCGAGCTCGCTGCTAcgctcggcgccgcccgcgcgcacgcgcgcgcgcacccgcACCGCGATTACCCCCCTCTGCGCGCCACGACACGACCAGCGCTGCCCTGCTCCCATGTGAGTtcgcgcgccgcccgtcgcctaACTACAGCGCCGCCACGGGCCCTGCCCGCGCGCCagaacgccgcccgccgctgctgccctgcgctcgcccccgctgccgctcgTGTCACATCACCTCGGCccgtcctcgccggccgcgccgccgcgtcccgacGCCAGCAAGCGGCCGGAGCGCCATAACTCCGCCCCACACCGCTCGCTGGACGCCCACTAGCCACACCTACCCGCCACCACCGCGCTCGACCTCCCCACCGCCTTCCCGCCGTTATAAATAGACCCCAGCCCCGCCTTCGAGCTCCGCAACCGCCACGAGCCGCACCTCCTCCcaagctccagcgccgccgccgcagcccctctgcccgccaccgccgctctcgACGACCCGCCTCCGTTTCccagcgcgggggggggggagaggacAGGGCTTTTAGCCAAaggcccctccccttccctttaTTTAGTAAagaaaccccccccccccactctttgctattttgcaaaagaaaccctgccctttaccctatttcaaaataaaccccttCCACATACAAACATAATTCTAAATATATCCTTGACCCTTCAGATATCTCCAAAAATTACAATCAGGCCCCTGCCTTCTAGAAGaataattacaattaggtccctgatCCCTTATCTAGCCCCTGAACCTTTATAAAACCTaacatttcatgcgccaaaacaaCTCCGAccaacccgaaactttaccacgcctctcgtGTCATAGTTTTGGCATTGCCATTAGGAAATCACTCAACAAATTTATTCcaaactccatatcttaattatttccgatttgagctcaacgataaaactttcaTTTCTCcctcttgattgtgtgtttgtgtgtacgagtcgtagaccacggtgtgaacgaaggagagcccgttgacgagcagtactgcgagcccgtgaacgaggaccagctccgcgaccccgagcccgaaggacagtgcttcgaccaggacctccccgaaggcttcgaagacagcaagttcaatcccaccctttgatgcatgtttttgtcctagttttataaacacaacctattggcctgttttataaacttGCATATGtttgcttgctgaaaacacggttggatagccaccccttgatttattatgaccattccttgaccacctagattaatgtctgattttgcttggacgttaatcgatactagAACGCATAGGACCTGCTACTTTATACAACtcattttataaagaaaaggtgtgtggggggaagggataaaagtgggttttcaaaagatgagtctagacgggatggatggcatttcagtgtgatttgccgtCGGGAGTGCTCGTGCCCGTGTGGCAGAGCAAGAAGGGAGTTATCCATCTTGTCCCCCCTAAGGACCGAATTGGTGTTACATTTCACCTAACTCCtctttcgtgcaaaccactcgaccgttgtatgggcaacgacttagcataaaccccactagttaatctgatagccatcaagagagctgagagcaacgtgtgactaaggagaagggataagcccgagtgacttatgccccggttaaacctaggtgaacggtcgatgaccccttggcatatctcgtgatggctagtcaggtatAGCTAAGGTGAGTAATGGCTTTGATGGGAGCTgtaccgacactaaggtgatcgagttgtggtaccccacttgtgggtaaagttgcacacctctgcagagttgaaacctattcgaatagtccgtgtccacggtactgggcgagttacggtgtggtctcacaactagtgtttactttgggatgggttagcgtgagttgttttggaaatgtgtccggcagttgtgctgtgtgctactgcggatgaggagtccggtagcagtctaaAACTTGGATCCCGTGTAGATCAACTCTTGTGTTATCCGGTATAAGAAAACTGGTTTGAAAGATGATTTCTTTCAattgaacccctgcataaaatattgctttccgcaaatcaagccctagccttatccttgatttatcctgtgcattatattctgtttatacccctccgtgggtgcggttggacttgctgagtacgtttgtactcaccccattctttatttttacagaagaagatccagactttgtacccgacgacgttgagtaggggtaccgtcctgcacccagccttacCTGTGgaatagggtcacccgcaggaggcaccgcatggcgcaagactctgatgattttctttttgtttttaatatcgttgcgtgtgtgtggattgtaatcctcgcgatagtggcgtttctctgctcactaccgcgtagagttgtatggtaatgaaccatctgatgtaataaatgtgtcatcagcctcctgggactgatgtttggaacacatttaagtcttctcttatgaggggacgcttcactgcTTTGccgtgttgatgtcccaatccaaccggcctGAGTTATTTGGTTTGCGTCGAAGTCCCACTTAGACCAGCCTGAGTTGTGTTTACTTGAGTTGAGTTGTGCTCAACGTGTGTTGATGCCCCAATTTAATCCGTCGGTGTTTTCTAttgtgttttttttgtttcttgatTATGATCTTTCAGGGAtatagttttgtatttttttctgaAACACACTCGTCGGTGTCGTGTGTTAAAAAAGAATACAAACCGTACAGTTAAAAGTACTGTCCCAATAAGCTAGGCCAAGATCACCAGAGACGAGGGGTCAAGCGAGGCGAGGCCATCAAGCGGTGAAGTTCCCTCGTTCGCGCTGGAAAAGATATGCAGCAGGAGGTTGATCCGTAATCCCATCCGAGTCACGCGAGCGCGACTGCGGTCGGCGGTGCAGTTTGAAGAGGCGGTGCGCCGACACGAGTCACCCGAGTACACGGCCGGGGCAAACGTGTCCACACCCGCGGGTCGTCGCCACTCGCCAAACGGCCGAAGCGAGACGCGCTCCGCTGGCGCCTGCGCCGGCCGAAACATTTATTCCGTACCGCCTCGAGGCGCGCAGGCGAGCACCGCACACCGCTTGCCCACCCAGGAAGACATCCCATCTCCCATCCCACGGAGATGCGCCTCATTAATCAAACAGCCCGGGCCCGGCCCCCCCGGCCGAGCagaataattaattaattaattaattagttaGTTTCCTCCTCCTAATCTAATCTCCCTATCCCTGAGGCGCTGCCCCGCTCCCCTGGCCCTTCTTCATATACACCGCCAGCGCCCCGTGGCCGGGGCCAGTACACTCCACTGGAGCACAGCTTCTGCTCTGCTCGCTCGCTAGCCATGGCGCCTCTCgcggcgctgctcctcctcctcctgctcgccgcgTTCTCCAATGCCGCCGCGGCCAAGCCCTTGGAGTACCACAGCTTCTTAGCCACCCCGCTCTCGCCCCACCCGTacaccgccccggccgccggcgcctacGAGGACGAGGACGCCTTCGGCggcagcctcctcgccgccgccgccgcagcgggcCAGGAGGAGGCCCCCGCGGTGCGCTTCCGCGTGGTCCACCGCGACGCGTTCGCGGTGAACGCCACCGCGGCCGAACTGCTCAGGCACCGCCTGCGGCGGGACAGGCGGCGCGCCGCACGGATCTCGAAGGCGGCCGCCGGCTGCGTGGCGGCCAACGGGAcgcgggccgccggcggcggcggcggaggggtcgcGGCGCCCGTGGTGTCCGGGCTCGCGCAGGGCAGCGGCGAGTACTTCACCAAGATCGGCGTGGGCACGCCCGCCACGCCGGCGCTCATGGTGCTGGACACCGGCAGCGACGTGGTGTGGCTGCAGTGCGccccctgccgccgctgctACGACCAGTCGGGCCCCGTCTTCGACCCGCGCCGCTCCAGCTCGTACGGCGCCGTCGACTGCGCGGCGCCGCTGTGCCGCCGGCTGGACTCGGGCGGCTGCGACCTGCGCCGCCGGGCCTGCCTGTACCAGGTGGCCTACGGCGACGGCTCCGTGACGGCGGGCGACTTCGCCACCGAGACGCTCACCTTCGCGGGCGGCGCCCGCGTCGCGCGCGTGGCGGTCGGGTGCGGCCACGACAACGAGGGCCTGTtcgtggccgcggcggggctCCTGGGCCTGGGCCGCGGCGGCCTATCGTTCCCGACCCAGATCTCCCGCCGCTACGGCCGGAGCTTCTCCTACTGCCTCGTCGACCgcacctcctcgtcgtcgtcttcaGGTAGCAGCCCGGGGGGATCCCGCT contains:
- the LOC120707294 gene encoding aspartyl protease family protein 2-like encodes the protein MAPLAALLLLLLLAAFSNAAAAKPLEYHSFLATPLSPHPYTAPAAGAYEDEDAFGGSLLAAAAAAGQEEAPAVRFRVVHRDAFAVNATAAELLRHRLRRDRRRAARISKAAAGCVAANGTRAAGGGGGGVAAPVVSGLAQGSGEYFTKIGVGTPATPALMVLDTGSDVVWLQCAPCRRCYDQSGPVFDPRRSSSYGAVDCAAPLCRRLDSGGCDLRRRACLYQVAYGDGSVTAGDFATETLTFAGGARVARVAVGCGHDNEGLFVAAAGLLGLGRGGLSFPTQISRRYGRSFSYCLVDRTSSSSSSGSSPGGSRSSTVTFGPGAVAPSASASFTPMVRNPRMETFYYVRLVGISVGGARVPGVAESDLRLDPSTGRGGVIVDSGTSVTRLARPAYSALRDAFRGAAAGLRLSPGGFSLFDTCYDLGGRRVVKVPTVSMHFAGGAEAALPPENYLIPVDARGTFCFAFAGTDGGVSIIGNIQQQGFRVVFDGDGQRVGFAPKGC